The Pseudobythopirellula maris genome has a window encoding:
- the rpsT gene encoding 30S ribosomal protein S20 produces the protein MPNSASASKRLRQSKDRRDQNRSVRTSVRRQIKKVRVAAAAGDVETAETEFRVAAKKLDQAAAGNVIHANAAARTKSRLSKAIKVAKQAKS, from the coding sequence ATGCCCAACTCCGCCAGCGCCAGCAAGCGTCTCCGCCAAAGCAAGGACCGCCGCGACCAGAACCGCAGCGTTCGCACCTCGGTCCGTCGTCAGATCAAGAAGGTCCGCGTTGCGGCCGCTGCTGGCGATGTGGAAACGGCCGAGACGGAGTTCCGTGTCGCTGCGAAGAAGCTCGACCAGGCCGCTGCCGGCAACGTGATTCACGCCAACGCCGCGGCGCGCACCAAGAGCCGCCTGTCGAAGGCGATCAAGGTCGCCAAGCAAGCGAAGTCGTAG
- a CDS encoding dihydroorotate dehydrogenase electron transfer subunit: protein MTPPPADACDAHPLSAAHYADRAAFEQAEILENVEIARGTYRTRVAAPEVVGRIFPGQFLMVRLAGQNDPLLGRPFAMYDVVRDASGAAVALDFVWVVGGKLTTALASRQPGDTVEIWGPLGNGFALEAPLDHAIFVAGGIGQTPFLALGKELLGKAGYGRDAARAARVTLCYGVRTSDLLAGESDFRSAGIDLCVASDDGSIGHHGLVTDLLTQTLDEAAAGEKLQVVCCGPEPMMEAVAGLCATRDAACLVSLETPMACGVGVCFSCVARVVDEDGEWDYKRTCVDGPVFDAKRIVW from the coding sequence ATGACCCCGCCCCCCGCCGACGCCTGCGACGCCCATCCGCTCAGCGCGGCCCACTACGCCGACCGTGCGGCTTTCGAGCAAGCCGAGATCCTTGAGAACGTCGAGATCGCCCGCGGCACGTACCGCACCCGTGTGGCGGCGCCGGAAGTCGTCGGGCGGATCTTTCCCGGACAGTTCTTGATGGTCCGCCTGGCGGGCCAGAACGATCCGCTGCTCGGCCGGCCGTTCGCCATGTACGACGTGGTTCGCGACGCTTCGGGCGCCGCTGTGGCGCTCGACTTTGTGTGGGTCGTCGGCGGCAAACTCACCACGGCATTGGCCTCCCGCCAGCCGGGCGACACGGTCGAGATCTGGGGCCCGCTGGGCAACGGGTTCGCTCTCGAGGCGCCGCTGGACCACGCGATCTTTGTGGCCGGCGGCATCGGCCAGACGCCGTTCCTGGCGCTCGGCAAGGAGCTGCTCGGCAAAGCGGGCTACGGCCGCGACGCGGCCCGGGCCGCTCGGGTGACGCTCTGCTACGGCGTGCGGACCAGCGACCTGCTGGCGGGCGAGAGCGACTTTCGCTCGGCGGGGATCGATCTGTGCGTGGCCAGCGACGACGGCTCGATCGGCCACCACGGGCTCGTGACCGACCTGCTCACCCAAACGCTCGACGAGGCGGCCGCGGGCGAGAAGCTGCAGGTCGTCTGCTGCGGGCCCGAGCCGATGATGGAGGCTGTCGCCGGCCTCTGCGCGACGCGTGACGCCGCGTGCCTCGTGTCGCTCGAAACGCCGATGGCGTGCGGCGTGGGCGTCTGCTTCAGTTGTGTCGCACGGGTCGTCGATGAGGACGGCGAGTGGGACTACAAGCGGACGTGCGTCGACGGGCCGGTGTTCGACGCGAAGCGGATCGTCTGGTAG
- a CDS encoding tetratricopeptide repeat protein: MERSTQTPGVAGGGKDVYGIGSLPTAVQHRLVQVQEHAKRSFEKGDHEYAHALFAQCVAEAPCSLVFLQHFRANLTARAKTQKKSSGFSSLRGMSSGGRSAIAKAASKGEWLEAFRLGCESLRKSIDDTGALTALADACGELGHVECQLYYLRWALDVAPADDEVNRRAAAALEANGHFEQAIGCWRRVLQRKPHDEEARRAVSRLSVEQTIDEGGYNPQLLGPNGATGDIVPPRVASRARPGDQPAETPVERLDEPTLRDAIDAAPTDHVAYLDLANLFYAEGRLHDAERLLARCLKRMEGTEEQHLVVRDRLETTHLERLRRALDEANRKKQTDQTRASTELAAEALEAFNQADLEVHAARVKREPGNPRRQYELALRLKRVGKRREAITAFQAARADKSRVAEVQIHLGECFQHIEQFKLAMSSYEAAIRASENGDPEVRKLGLFRAGVLAMGLKDLETAEKWLTELAAIDFSYRNVGERLDKIAQLRHKK; encoded by the coding sequence GTGGAACGGAGCACGCAAACCCCCGGCGTCGCGGGCGGCGGCAAGGATGTTTATGGCATCGGCTCGCTCCCCACGGCGGTTCAGCACCGGCTTGTGCAGGTGCAAGAGCACGCCAAACGGAGCTTCGAGAAGGGGGACCACGAGTACGCCCACGCCTTGTTCGCCCAATGCGTGGCCGAGGCGCCCTGCTCGCTCGTCTTCTTGCAGCACTTCCGAGCGAACCTCACCGCGCGCGCCAAGACGCAGAAGAAATCGAGCGGCTTCAGCTCGCTCCGGGGGATGAGCAGCGGCGGGCGCAGCGCGATCGCCAAGGCCGCCTCCAAGGGAGAATGGCTCGAGGCGTTCCGGCTGGGCTGCGAATCGCTGCGTAAGTCGATCGACGACACCGGCGCCCTGACGGCCTTGGCCGACGCCTGCGGCGAACTGGGCCACGTTGAATGTCAGCTCTATTACCTGCGATGGGCGCTCGACGTCGCGCCGGCCGACGACGAGGTCAATCGCCGGGCGGCCGCCGCGCTCGAGGCCAACGGCCACTTCGAGCAGGCGATCGGCTGCTGGCGCCGCGTTCTGCAGCGCAAGCCTCACGACGAGGAGGCGCGGAGAGCCGTGTCGCGGCTGAGCGTCGAGCAGACGATCGACGAGGGGGGCTACAATCCCCAGCTGCTCGGTCCGAACGGCGCCACCGGCGACATCGTTCCGCCGCGGGTCGCCTCTCGCGCCCGGCCCGGCGATCAACCCGCGGAAACCCCCGTCGAACGGCTCGACGAACCGACGCTGCGCGACGCGATCGACGCCGCCCCCACCGACCACGTCGCTTACCTCGACCTGGCGAACCTGTTCTACGCCGAGGGCCGGCTGCATGACGCCGAGCGGCTGCTCGCCCGCTGCCTCAAGCGGATGGAAGGGACCGAAGAGCAGCATCTCGTGGTCCGCGACCGGCTCGAGACGACCCACCTCGAACGCCTGCGGCGAGCCTTGGACGAGGCGAATCGCAAGAAGCAAACCGATCAGACCCGCGCGTCGACCGAGCTCGCCGCCGAGGCGCTCGAGGCCTTCAACCAAGCCGATCTCGAGGTCCACGCGGCTCGTGTGAAGCGGGAGCCCGGCAATCCACGCCGTCAGTACGAACTCGCCTTGAGGCTCAAGCGGGTGGGCAAACGCCGCGAAGCGATCACCGCCTTCCAGGCGGCCCGCGCCGACAAGAGTCGCGTAGCCGAGGTGCAGATCCACCTCGGCGAGTGCTTCCAGCACATCGAGCAGTTCAAGCTCGCCATGTCGAGCTACGAGGCCGCCATCCGGGCCTCGGAGAACGGTGATCCGGAGGTCCGCAAGCTCGGTCTGTTCCGGGCCGGGGTGCTGGCGATGGGCCTAAAAGACCTCGAAACCGCCGAAAAATGGCTCACCGAGCTCGCTGCGATCGATTTCTCGTACCGCAACGTGGGTGAACGACTGGACAAGATCGCCCAACTGCGTCATAAAAAGTGA
- a CDS encoding type I phosphomannose isomerase catalytic subunit codes for MQTLPPLRLRPILQQYLWGGRRLGELLGKPIGADDDYAESWEVVDHPDGQSVIENGPLKGKTLGEVASGEHARLVYGKELTEGQGPPPRFPLLFKFLDAQKTLSVQVHPNDAQGARLTPPDLGKTEAWVVLAAEPGGKIYAGLKPGVDRTALAEATAAGRCDECLHVVEPAVGDCVFIPAGTVHALGAGLVIAEIQQASNTTFRLFDWNRVGKDGQPRPLHIEESLEVSDYQRGPAHPQTPEPLGDGRERLVACDKFLLDRLTLGERGQAELPDDDRFHLVSVIAGEARLECGDFDEPLVLGNTLLLPAARAPAKLSSASGAVLLDIRLP; via the coding sequence ATGCAAACGCTTCCGCCGCTCCGCTTGCGACCGATCCTCCAGCAATACCTGTGGGGAGGCCGGCGGCTGGGCGAGTTGCTCGGCAAACCGATCGGCGCCGACGACGACTACGCCGAGAGCTGGGAGGTGGTCGACCACCCCGACGGCCAGAGCGTCATCGAGAACGGCCCGCTCAAGGGCAAAACGCTGGGCGAGGTCGCCTCGGGCGAGCACGCCCGGCTGGTCTACGGCAAAGAGCTGACCGAAGGGCAGGGGCCCCCGCCGCGGTTCCCGCTGCTGTTCAAGTTCCTCGACGCCCAAAAGACCTTGTCGGTGCAGGTCCACCCGAACGACGCCCAAGGCGCCCGGCTCACACCGCCCGACCTCGGCAAGACCGAGGCGTGGGTCGTGTTGGCCGCCGAGCCGGGGGGCAAGATCTACGCCGGCCTGAAGCCGGGCGTCGACCGCACGGCCCTCGCCGAGGCGACGGCCGCGGGCCGCTGCGATGAGTGCCTGCACGTCGTCGAGCCGGCGGTCGGCGACTGCGTGTTCATCCCGGCCGGCACGGTCCACGCCTTGGGGGCGGGGCTCGTGATCGCCGAGATCCAGCAGGCGAGCAACACCACGTTCCGGCTGTTCGACTGGAACCGAGTCGGCAAAGACGGCCAGCCGCGCCCACTGCACATCGAAGAGTCACTCGAAGTGAGCGACTACCAGCGTGGCCCCGCCCACCCGCAAACCCCCGAGCCGCTGGGCGACGGACGCGAACGCCTGGTCGCGTGCGACAAGTTCCTGCTCGACCGGCTCACGCTCGGCGAGCGTGGCCAAGCCGAGTTGCCGGACGACGACCGCTTCCACCTGGTGTCGGTCATCGCCGGCGAGGCCCGCCTCGAGTGCGGCGACTTCGACGAGCCGCTCGTCTTGGGCAACACGCTGCTGCTGCCCGCCGCCCGCGCACCGGCCAAGCTCTCGTCCGCCAGCGGCGCCGTGTTGCTCGACATCCGCCTGCCGTGA
- a CDS encoding sulfotransferase family protein: MSTANEPPQAPPQTDAPAPQPPSGEASPPAKRQGYGAEAPHEYGLITPRFWHGMKPADWTQMLVKNRFALSPRGVFTTATILGAGVFHVAGGAAQSALNASRIRSVRLDAPPLFVLGHWRSGTTMLHELLIRDPRHTYPTTYECFCPHHFLVSEDWFTRLTPWLLPKTRPMDNVATGWERPQEDEFALCSMGLPSPYRTWAFPKNGPVDRDWLTLRGVSASDRQRWIAALQRFVKTIAVKRHGRMVLKSPPHTARIKALLEAFPDARFVHIARDPRLLFPSTVRLWRSLCDVQGVHRPLPQYDWIEPLVLDNLAEMYDAYGEDIGLIPEGRLVETTYERLVEDPKRELRAVYDGLDLGGFDAFEPNLDAYLGETSGYRTNRYEVPDAVERLVRERWGAYAERFGYA, translated from the coding sequence ATGTCGACCGCGAACGAACCACCGCAGGCGCCCCCCCAGACCGACGCCCCCGCTCCGCAGCCCCCCTCGGGGGAAGCCTCGCCGCCCGCCAAACGGCAAGGCTACGGCGCCGAGGCGCCGCACGAGTACGGCTTGATCACGCCGCGCTTTTGGCACGGCATGAAGCCGGCGGACTGGACTCAGATGCTGGTCAAGAACCGCTTCGCGCTGTCGCCGCGGGGGGTCTTCACCACCGCCACGATCTTAGGCGCGGGCGTGTTCCACGTGGCCGGCGGCGCCGCCCAGTCGGCGCTCAACGCCTCGCGGATCAGGTCGGTGAGGCTCGACGCCCCGCCGCTGTTCGTGCTGGGCCATTGGCGCAGCGGCACGACGATGCTGCACGAGTTGCTGATCCGCGACCCGCGGCACACCTACCCCACCACGTACGAGTGCTTCTGCCCGCACCACTTCCTGGTGAGCGAAGACTGGTTCACGCGGCTCACCCCGTGGCTGCTGCCCAAGACGCGGCCGATGGACAACGTGGCGACCGGCTGGGAGCGCCCCCAGGAGGACGAGTTCGCCCTCTGCAGCATGGGGCTGCCCTCGCCCTATCGCACCTGGGCGTTCCCCAAGAACGGGCCGGTCGACCGCGATTGGCTCACCCTGCGGGGCGTCTCGGCGAGCGACCGGCAACGCTGGATCGCCGCGCTGCAGCGTTTCGTTAAAACTATCGCCGTGAAGCGCCACGGCCGGATGGTGCTCAAGTCGCCGCCGCACACGGCGCGCATCAAGGCGTTGCTCGAGGCGTTCCCCGACGCCCGCTTCGTCCACATCGCCCGCGACCCGCGGCTGCTGTTCCCCTCGACCGTGCGGCTGTGGCGGTCGCTCTGCGACGTGCAGGGGGTCCACCGCCCGCTGCCGCAGTACGACTGGATCGAGCCGCTCGTCCTGGACAACCTCGCGGAGATGTACGACGCGTACGGCGAGGACATCGGCCTGATACCCGAGGGCCGGCTGGTCGAGACCACCTACGAGCGGCTGGTCGAGGACCCCAAACGCGAGCTGCGCGCTGTTTACGACGGCCTCGATCTTGGCGGCTTCGACGCGTTCGAGCCGAACCTCGACGCTTACCTCGGCGAGACGAGCGGCTACCGCACCAACCGCTACGAGGTGCCCGACGCGGTCGAGCGCCTGGTCCGCGAGCGCTGGGGCGCCTACGCCGAGCGCTTCGGCTACGCCTGA
- the tatC gene encoding twin-arginine translocase subunit TatC, protein MKSLPSEDPFDHTKMSFGEHLEELRSALGKALLALIVGFLIGLVFAGPLIRFVQSPLEEGLRDLRVKQKLRRYSEAIEARRDAGEPVPEMSDEQMRDYADHGLLPDSGRVELQELVEALKRLGIDVPTPPAADAGPVFVPFALWKPIKDDPGMRTIGTGAPDAFTVYVKAALVIGAVISSPAIFYFLWSFVAAGLFPHERRYIHVFMPMSIVLFLLGAAVAFFLVFRYVLEFLFYFYDVMDIDPTLRISEWLSFVLILPVGFGVSFQMPLVMLFLDRVGIVSPGFYLRHWRLAVLIIAVLSMMLTPADPWSMLILAGFLTPLYFGGILLCKYLPAFGRRSE, encoded by the coding sequence TTGAAAAGCCTGCCCTCCGAGGACCCGTTCGATCACACGAAGATGTCCTTCGGCGAGCACCTGGAGGAGCTGCGCTCGGCGCTCGGCAAGGCGTTGCTGGCGTTGATCGTGGGTTTCCTCATCGGACTGGTGTTCGCCGGGCCGCTGATCCGGTTCGTGCAATCGCCGCTGGAGGAGGGGCTGCGAGACCTGCGGGTCAAGCAGAAGCTGCGTCGCTACAGCGAGGCGATCGAGGCGCGCCGCGACGCGGGCGAGCCGGTCCCCGAGATGTCCGACGAGCAGATGCGCGACTACGCCGACCACGGCCTGCTGCCCGACAGCGGCCGGGTCGAGCTGCAGGAGCTGGTCGAGGCGCTCAAGCGGCTGGGGATCGACGTGCCCACTCCCCCGGCGGCGGACGCCGGACCGGTCTTTGTGCCGTTCGCGCTGTGGAAGCCGATCAAAGACGACCCCGGCATGCGGACCATCGGCACCGGCGCGCCCGACGCGTTCACGGTCTACGTGAAGGCGGCGCTGGTGATCGGCGCCGTCATCTCCAGCCCGGCGATCTTTTACTTCCTGTGGTCGTTCGTGGCGGCGGGGCTCTTCCCGCACGAGCGGCGTTACATCCACGTGTTCATGCCGATGAGCATCGTGCTGTTCCTGCTCGGGGCGGCGGTGGCGTTCTTCCTGGTGTTCCGCTACGTGCTGGAGTTCTTGTTCTACTTCTACGACGTGATGGACATCGACCCGACGCTGAGGATCAGCGAGTGGCTCAGCTTCGTGCTGATCTTGCCCGTGGGCTTCGGCGTGAGCTTCCAGATGCCGCTGGTGATGCTGTTCCTCGACCGCGTGGGGATCGTGTCGCCCGGCTTCTACCTGCGGCACTGGCGTCTGGCGGTGCTGATCATCGCCGTGCTGTCGATGATGCTCACACCGGCCGACCCGTGGAGCATGCTGATCCTGGCCGGCTTCCTGACGCCGCTCTACTTCGGCGGGATCTTGCTGTGCAAGTACCTGCCCGCCTTTGGGCGTCGAAGCGAGTAG
- a CDS encoding pseudouridine synthase, with product MIQPPREDGERLQKVLAAAGIASRRECEEFIQEGRVTVDGVVVSELGARVDPFKQQIMFDGEALPRARKRYFALNKPEGVVCTARDPSGRPRVTDLLPPEIGRVFNVGRLDMASEGLILLTNDGELANRLTHPRYEVEKVYHVQVAGVPTQETLAELRRGVYLAEGKAHFVDAKVKGRKKNGSILELVLDEGRNREIRRVLARVGHKVQRLTRVAVGAVKLGQLPKGAYRELTPEEIKSLRSDRGGKKAESKEDEGRKAGRGRAPKRKSAAEKPAAAPKKAAPRPGSAAAGPRVIGGDDAPAEEKKTSRPKKAGFKKKVGPTKQQLAEKAGKKTAGLRAAAKKAAAKKEAAKKAKGKKAVKKSNAKNSAKGGRKR from the coding sequence GTGATCCAGCCGCCGCGTGAGGACGGCGAACGGCTGCAGAAGGTGCTCGCCGCCGCGGGGATCGCCAGCCGTCGGGAGTGCGAGGAGTTCATCCAAGAGGGCCGCGTCACGGTTGATGGCGTGGTTGTCAGCGAGCTCGGCGCCAGGGTCGACCCGTTCAAGCAGCAGATCATGTTCGACGGCGAGGCCTTGCCGCGGGCGCGCAAGCGTTACTTCGCCCTGAACAAGCCCGAAGGAGTCGTCTGCACGGCCCGCGACCCGTCGGGCCGCCCGCGGGTGACCGATCTGCTTCCGCCAGAGATCGGCCGGGTGTTCAACGTTGGCCGGCTCGACATGGCGAGCGAGGGGCTGATCCTGCTGACCAACGACGGCGAGCTCGCCAACCGCCTCACGCACCCGCGCTACGAGGTGGAGAAGGTGTACCACGTGCAGGTCGCCGGCGTGCCGACGCAGGAGACTCTCGCCGAGCTGCGGCGCGGCGTGTACCTAGCCGAGGGCAAGGCGCACTTTGTCGACGCCAAGGTGAAGGGACGCAAGAAGAACGGCTCGATCCTCGAGCTGGTCCTCGACGAGGGCCGCAACCGCGAGATCCGCCGGGTGCTGGCCCGCGTGGGGCACAAGGTGCAGCGGCTCACCCGCGTGGCGGTGGGCGCCGTGAAACTCGGCCAGTTGCCCAAGGGCGCTTACCGCGAGCTGACGCCCGAGGAGATCAAGTCGCTCCGCTCGGACCGCGGCGGCAAGAAGGCCGAGTCCAAGGAAGACGAGGGCCGCAAGGCGGGGCGGGGCAGGGCGCCCAAGCGAAAGAGCGCCGCCGAGAAGCCCGCCGCCGCCCCCAAGAAGGCCGCCCCGCGGCCCGGCTCGGCCGCCGCCGGCCCACGCGTGATCGGCGGAGACGACGCCCCCGCCGAAGAGAAGAAGACTTCTCGTCCCAAGAAGGCGGGGTTCAAGAAGAAGGTCGGTCCCACCAAGCAGCAGCTCGCCGAGAAGGCGGGCAAGAAGACGGCCGGCCTGCGAGCGGCCGCCAAGAAAGCCGCCGCCAAGAAGGAGGCGGCCAAGAAAGCCAAGGGCAAGAAGGCCGTGAAGAAGTCGAACGCCAAGAACTCCGCCAAGGGGGGCCGCAAGCGATGA